A genomic region of Roseateles amylovorans contains the following coding sequences:
- a CDS encoding DUF6882 domain-containing protein → MTDDEHDQWIERARDAVRRGMAKAQQKFGIGAPGRYELDLPTATIRFFDPEDHPRATARLQVAGSWSPTGESWMWGWANDSLPAAATQALAAVRERGERDAVPSLTAGVVASDEGDAWSLVSLAADVIQAECVYRAAGPKSHLFLLLFDLRKS, encoded by the coding sequence TGGATCGAACGAGCCCGCGATGCCGTTCGGCGCGGCATGGCAAAGGCCCAGCAGAAGTTCGGCATCGGCGCACCTGGCCGCTACGAACTCGACCTGCCCACCGCCACCATCCGCTTCTTCGATCCGGAGGACCACCCTCGCGCCACCGCACGTCTGCAGGTGGCCGGCAGTTGGTCACCCACCGGCGAGTCCTGGATGTGGGGCTGGGCGAACGACTCGCTGCCGGCCGCCGCCACCCAAGCGCTGGCCGCTGTGCGCGAGCGCGGCGAGCGAGATGCGGTGCCCAGCCTGACCGCCGGCGTCGTGGCGAGCGACGAGGGCGACGCCTGGAGCCTGGTCTCGTTGGCGGCGGACGTCATCCAGGCTGAATGCGTCTATCGCGCCGCCGGGCCCAAGAGCCATCTGTTCCTGCTGCTGTTTGATCTTCGCAAGTCGTAG